The genomic segment AAATCCCTTTGCAGCCGCGCGTCTAATATTTGTTCTTCCAGCGCGGGTTTTAAATCTATCGACAGTTCAACCCGCGCGCCTTTGTCAAGGTAATTTCGCGCAAGATTGCTCACAGTAAGGATTATCGGCCCGGACAACCCGAAATGCGTGAAGATTAGTTCGCCGAACTCTTTTTTGCCCTTTAGCCCGTTGGCTACAAGCGCCGCCGTGACGTTGCGCAGCGACAATCCTTGCAGCCTTTTTGCATAAGGAGAATCGGTTTCCAGGGGAACCAGCGAGGGACGGGGCGTTACTATGGTATGCCCGCAACTTTCCGCCAGTTTGAACCCGCTGCCGTCAGAACCGGTAGAAGGATAGGACGCGCCGCCGGTGGAAACAATCACGCCGCGCCCGGCGATAAAAGTATTGTCGCGAAGCCTGACGCCGGTTATCCGGCGATTTTCAACAACCAGGCCGCAAACTTTGCTGCCGAGAAAAATCCTGCCGCCATAGCCGGCAAAAACTTTCAGCAAAACATCCCGCACGTCAGCGGCTTTATCGCTGGCGGGAAACACCCGTCCGCCCCGTTCGGCCTTGGTGCAAAGCCCATGCCCATGAAAAAAATCGATGAGCTTCCGATTGTCGAACGCCTGCAGGCAGCTATGCAGGAAAACGCCGTTGCCCGGTATGTTCTTTATCATTTCATTTATATCACAAGTATTGGTAATATTGCAACGCCCTTTGCCGCAAATAAGAAGTTTGCGCCCGGCTTCGGCCATGTGTTCAAGTATGAGTGCCGAACGCCCGGACGCGGCGGCGGTTATGCCCGCCATCAGGCCGGCCGGGCCCGCTCCGGCAATGATAACGTCATAGATCATTTTTCCCTCTCGCCAATTCATAGAGCCGGGCAACTTCGCTTTCGTCAAGTTCCCGGACGCCGCCGCGTTTAAGCCCGGCGAGCGACAAACCGGCGAATTTTGTCCTTTTCAAGGCGCGCGCGCAATGCCCTATAGCGTCGCACATGCGCCGCACTTGGCGATTGCGCCCTTCGTGGATGGTTATGTCAAAAACCGTCATGCCTTTTTCCGGCAGGTATTCCACCAGGGAAAGCGCGGCCGGGGCGGT from the Acidaminococcales bacterium genome contains:
- a CDS encoding NAD(P)/FAD-dependent oxidoreductase gives rise to the protein MIYDVIIAGAGPAGLMAGITAAASGRSALILEHMAEAGRKLLICGKGRCNITNTCDINEMIKNIPGNGVFLHSCLQAFDNRKLIDFFHGHGLCTKAERGGRVFPASDKAADVRDVLLKVFAGYGGRIFLGSKVCGLVVENRRITGVRLRDNTFIAGRGVIVSTGGASYPSTGSDGSGFKLAESCGHTIVTPRPSLVPLETDSPYAKRLQGLSLRNVTAALVANGLKGKKEFGELIFTHFGLSGPIILTVSNLARNYLDKGARVELSIDLKPALEEQILDARLQRDFAKHSRKKMGNALAELTPGALAPVLLQEAGIDADKFANQLTKKERRDLLNAFKDLRFAVTNTRPRAEAIVTAGGVSTKEIDPATMRSKIVDSLYFAGEVLDIDGYTGGFNLQAAFSTGYAAGKSAGANKH